One window of the Streptomyces asoensis genome contains the following:
- a CDS encoding helix-turn-helix transcriptional regulator, which translates to MAREQHSGSGGTELGRFLRARRTRVTPGDVGLPVSSGVRRTPGLRREELATLAGISIDYYARLERGTETRPSPSVIDAIARVLRLEEAEHKHLRELAASADGHVTASATVPSRSLPPGTQLILESLRPNPAYVVGRTFELLAANPGGLRLFAGIEDWQGEQRNLARYVFLHPTARELWDDWDNAVRSCVAWLRGLAGIEPGAPDLALIVDELLRKSPEFVRMWDRYDVRGNTGGRHAYHHPEVGDLALGYQGMTLNGTNGQHLVVFYAEPDTRDYDAMVLLDKAARDARDRASKPSASPAQ; encoded by the coding sequence ATGGCACGTGAGCAGCACAGCGGCAGCGGCGGCACAGAGCTGGGACGGTTCCTGAGAGCCCGCCGCACCCGGGTGACGCCCGGCGACGTCGGTCTGCCGGTCAGCTCCGGGGTGCGCCGTACGCCCGGGCTGCGCCGCGAGGAACTGGCCACCCTCGCGGGCATCAGCATCGACTACTACGCGCGCCTGGAGCGCGGGACCGAGACCCGTCCCAGCCCGTCCGTGATCGACGCCATCGCACGCGTTCTGCGTCTGGAGGAGGCCGAGCACAAGCATCTGCGGGAGCTGGCCGCGAGCGCCGACGGGCACGTGACCGCGTCTGCGACGGTGCCCAGCCGGTCCCTTCCCCCGGGCACCCAGCTGATCCTGGAGAGCCTGCGGCCCAATCCCGCGTACGTGGTCGGCCGCACCTTCGAACTGCTCGCCGCCAACCCCGGCGGACTTCGACTGTTCGCCGGTATCGAGGACTGGCAGGGCGAGCAGCGCAACCTCGCGCGCTACGTCTTTCTCCACCCCACGGCCCGTGAACTGTGGGACGACTGGGACAACGCGGTCCGCAGCTGCGTCGCATGGCTACGGGGCTTGGCCGGCATCGAGCCGGGCGCCCCCGACCTCGCTCTCATCGTCGACGAACTCCTGCGCAAGAGCCCGGAGTTCGTTCGCATGTGGGACCGGTACGACGTGAGGGGAAACACCGGGGGTCGCCATGCCTACCACCATCCCGAGGTCGGCGACCTGGCCCTCGGCTACCAGGGCATGACGCTGAACGGCACCAACGGCCAGCACCTGGTCGTCTTCTACGCCGAGCCCGACACCCGTGACTACGACGCGATGGTCCTCCTCGACAAGGCCGCGCGGGACGCGCGGGACCGGGCCTCGAAACCGTCGGCGTCGCCTGCGCAGTAG
- a CDS encoding DUF2255 family protein — MTIPDVLRARLPIVTTLLIVTSQPPACGEDHIRTYEGDRPMATAWTNDELDRVGSAEEPVIASVCRDGAPSKPRTIWVARVSDGIYVRSVYGPPPTGSA; from the coding sequence GTGACGATCCCCGACGTCCTGCGCGCCCGCTTGCCGATCGTGACGACGCTGCTCATCGTGACCTCGCAGCCGCCCGCCTGCGGCGAGGACCACATCCGTACGTACGAAGGAGACCGACCCATGGCGACGGCATGGACGAACGACGAGCTCGACAGGGTCGGGTCGGCGGAGGAACCGGTGATCGCGTCCGTGTGCCGTGACGGTGCGCCGAGCAAGCCACGGACGATCTGGGTCGCGCGCGTGAGTGACGGGATCTACGTCCGTTCGGTGTACGGCCCACCTCCGACTGGTTCTGCCTGA
- a CDS encoding SMP-30/gluconolactonase/LRE family protein — protein MNHMEISTAVPAVLPLKKRFRLAAAIAATAAVLVSAPHASATTGQTSHKPVVTNVKTLATIDFTSGDSPENITVNPDSSLTISMLGSVAGKRPALVRIDPSGRGKVIVAGQQGDTFTGNTRDRNGNIYYNVASSNASRAGIWKLPPGGTPRRIAALPTDGLPNGLALDSTGRTLYAADSNKATVWTVPSSGGTATAWLTGPALAADPSAPVPLGANGLRFHKGAVWVSNLAKGTLLRIPVTATGAPGRIHTVTSSLTGVDDFNFLSDRSDVVFAAQNGVNQIAVVHPDGTTETVLSASDGLASPTSTAVRGNRLYITNAGLIEPHDAKVQRGTIDPAALNCGPTA, from the coding sequence ATGAACCACATGGAAATCTCCACAGCAGTCCCCGCCGTCCTCCCCCTGAAGAAGCGGTTCAGGCTCGCGGCGGCGATCGCCGCGACGGCGGCCGTTCTCGTCTCGGCCCCCCACGCGTCCGCGACGACGGGACAGACGTCCCACAAGCCGGTCGTCACCAACGTGAAGACCCTCGCCACCATCGACTTCACCTCCGGCGACTCCCCTGAGAACATCACCGTCAACCCGGACAGCTCGCTGACCATCTCCATGCTGGGCAGCGTGGCGGGCAAGCGTCCGGCACTGGTGCGGATCGACCCGTCCGGGCGCGGCAAGGTGATCGTCGCCGGGCAGCAGGGCGACACGTTCACCGGCAACACCCGCGACCGCAACGGCAACATCTACTACAACGTGGCCTCCTCCAACGCCTCCCGGGCCGGCATATGGAAGCTGCCTCCCGGCGGCACCCCGCGCCGGATCGCCGCCCTGCCCACCGACGGACTCCCCAACGGCCTGGCCCTCGACTCCACCGGACGCACCCTGTACGCGGCCGACAGCAACAAGGCCACCGTCTGGACCGTCCCGTCCTCCGGCGGAACGGCGACCGCCTGGCTGACCGGCCCCGCCCTCGCGGCAGACCCGTCCGCACCCGTACCCCTCGGGGCGAACGGGCTCCGCTTCCACAAGGGCGCCGTCTGGGTCTCCAACCTCGCGAAGGGCACCCTGCTGCGGATCCCGGTCACCGCCACCGGCGCCCCCGGCCGGATCCACACCGTCACCAGCAGCCTCACCGGCGTCGACGACTTCAACTTCCTCAGCGACCGCTCCGATGTGGTGTTCGCCGCGCAGAACGGCGTCAACCAGATCGCGGTCGTCCACCCCGACGGGACCACCGAGACCGTCCTGAGCGCCTCGGACGGCCTCGCTTCCCCCACCTCCACGGCGGTACGCGGAAACCGGCTCTACATCACCA